TTTTTGCTGTCGGAAATGGTTATTTCAGCATAATGGTCGATCAATGGATGCGTCGACGAACCACATAAAGGGCATGGTTCTCCCGATTTTAGTCTTTTCCGTTCCGCTTCGAGGCTCACAATATATTGATCCTTTTCATACAACTCTTCAGCATCTTTCTCCGATTGCATGGCCATTGCCATGTCAGCATCAAGTTGTTGTATTTTCGCTGCAAGTTTTCCCTGATTTTGTTCTAAATCCGTTTTTTGATTCGCAAACGAATGGTTATCAACCACAAGTCGGCTATAGTTTTCCGACCATTGGATCAAATCGCGCAGCTGTTCCTTTTTACCGGTAAGCGTGTTGTTCTGATTTACCAATTTATCAATGCCATCTGCATCCAATGACTCCTGTAAAGTTTTAATCTCACCGGTAAGTGTTTCATGGCTCACTTTTTCTTTATAATACGCTTTTTTGATGGTTTCAATCGAGGCTTCATTGCCTGCCAAATCTACCCTGGCCTTAGCAATGGCTTTAATCCAATCCGCTATTCTTTCCCAATTCCCCTTGCGTTGTGTGAGCTGGGTATTCCAGTTGCTCAGTTGTTTTTCGATGGCCGGTATGTTTTTGGTTTGTTCAAAATATTGATCCAGCGCTCGGAGAATGGTTCCATACGATTTCAATTTCTTCTCCTTCTCTTCGACAGATTGCATGAATCCGCTTTTGGCTTCCAATAATGCGGCTTTAGCGTTCTCATTGTCAGCTAAATTCACTTTATAAGCATGAATAGTAGTATCCAACGCAATTACTTTTTCCAGATTTGGCTGCCAGTCAGAGCTCGTTTTCTCAGCTTCAAGTATTTTCGCTTTGCAGTCTGCTTCTGTTTCTGTGGCTGCCTGTAGTTTTACTTCAACAGTATTTATTTCTGAATCAATTTCTTGTACACGATGATCCTTTTTTTCAATATCCTGTTCAAGCCGCCTGATTTCTGACAACACAGCCTTAAATGGCTCAGCGGCTTCATGTTTTTCCAGCTGTTGAAAAATGATTGTATTTTGCTCTATATCAAGCTCAAGTTGTACTTTATCAGCTTCCGTATTTTGTTTTTGTTGTTTCAACTTCTCTATTTGCTCGAATAACCTGATTAGGTCTGCAATCTTTTTTAAATCCGTATCAAAGGCCTGCAAACGATCATTCAATTGTTCTTCTTCTTGTTTTAACCCATCTATTGTGTCGTCGCTGAGCAAATCATCCGTGTTTATTTTACTTTTGATTTGTTCCAATTGTTTTTTCTCTTCAAAAATCCGGTCTTTCAACGTTTCTCCAATCTTCCTGTAGATTTCGTCACCGGCAATTTGTTGCAACAATAAACCTTTTTCAGCATTTTTGGCCGATAGAAAAGCGGCAAACTCACCTTGCGCCAGCATAACGGAACGCAAGAACTGATCATAATTTAATTGCGTGATTGTTACTATCTGTTCATCACAGGCCGTTTTTGTTTCTGCCACAATCGCTCCTGAAGTTAAATTCTTTAACCGCACAGTTTCTACCGGCTTGTTAAGTTTTCTTCCATTGTTACTTGCCAACCGGATATCCCATTGCGCTTCATAGCGTTGATTTTGTGCCTCGAAGGTAACCCGGGCCATAGCCGTATAGCTGCCATAACTGACCACATCTTCCAACCCTCCTTTACTTCCGGCTTTTTCAAATCGCGGGACACGACGGTAAAGCGCTATTGTAATGGCATCAAGCAAAGTGGTCTTGCCGGCTCCGGTAGGTCCGGTGATGGCAAACAACCCTACATCTGCAAAACAGGGATGTTCAAAATCAATGACGACAGGCGTATCACATTTAAGTGAGTTGATATTTTGGAGTTCTATTTTCAGTATTTTCATAGTCTTCAATCATTGTCAGTTACGATTTGCAGAATCTCATTAAATGCATCGAGCATCTCGGGCTTTTCTTCCAAATCAACACGCATCTCCTCGCATTTCAACCTGAAAACATCCAGTGGTGTAAAGGTTTTTATATGTTGCGCATGATCCACTAAGCTTTTAAGTTTTTCATAGTTACGCTCATCGTTTACCGTGATTTTCAACACCTCAGGTTGAATGTCCGTAGCAAAGTCGTTTATTTCTTTATAACCTGTTGTGGCTTCATTGCCGTTGCTTAATATCACTTCCACCCAGGGTGTCAACGCATTATTTTCTTTGTCAAGCATCAGCAATTGTGTCTTACAACTTTCCACCGAACCTTCTATCCGTACTATTTTGCGAAATGCCGGTACCGGTATTTCTTTGATTTGTATTACTTCTCCCGTTTCTACTTCCACTACTTTTTTAACCTGATCGACCTCACTGAAGCTCAGCACATAAGGAGAGCCGGAATAACGGATATGGGGAATATCCCCCACCGGTTGTGCCCGATGTAAATGGCCAAGCGCCACATAATCAAAAGCGGCAGGAAAATCAGATGCACCTATATCTCCCAGATTACCCACATAGATACTTTGTTCACTTTCTGATGTCTTGCCTCCAATAGCAAATAAGTGTCCCATCGCTATTACCGGTTCATTGTCTGTTTTCACAGACTCACAGGATGCAGCCACTTCGGCAAAATGACGGATAAGGGCTGTTTTATACCGGTTATTCATTTCTTCTGCCGATTCGGCAGCAATAGCCCGACGGATATCCTGGTCGCGCAAATAAGGAATAGCAGCCACAATGACTGCTTCGCCATCAACCGATATCCTAAACACCTCATCAGTAGGATTATCCGTAGTCTTCCCAACTACTCTGACTGAAAAGGCATTCAATAATTCCTTAGGAGCATTCAGTGTGCTGGGCGCATCGTGGTTACCACCTGTGATAATCACTTCGCGGCAAGTGCTATTGTAAAGCCGCAGCAGAAAATCATAATAAAGTTTTTGGGCCTGAGCCGATGGTACGCCCACATCGAATATGTCACCCGAAACCAAAACGATATCAATATGATTTGCCACAACATAATCAGTCAACCAGTCAAGGAATAACGTTTGTTCCTCTTGCTGTGATTGCTCAAGAAACCGATGTCCCAAATGCCAATCGGAAGTATGTAGTATTTTCATAGGTCTTTCTTTTTTAACACCAAGAGTGGATGAAACGCTCACGCCAACACTATTTTTCTCTTGAATATAAATAATTTATGCGTTCTTCTCATTTACCGTTTTTCTTTCGCCTCTCCATTTTTTCTTATGCCTATCATTGGTAATCGGTTGAATGAAACTGCCAATATCTTCGTTCGGGAGCCGGAGTTCATTTTCCAAAGCCATGCCAAAGCTTTCAATCAGAGCTTCATTCCTTTCGAAGTCTTTCTGTAGCAAAACACTACTGGCTGTTTCCCAAAATTCACCTTCTTCATTCCACGGCACAAACTCTCTTTTGTTCAAACAGTTGAATTTGTGATTTCATATGATAATAATTTGTTTAAAAAGGCGTATGGAACTCGCTAAAATAATTATCTCCTTATTTTTCAGACATATAGTTACCTCATATAAATCGTGCCGCAGCTTTATGGTTGGCTGCTGCGGTGACTGAGTGGAATCGAAGTCATACCCCTCCAGCACTGCTTCACCCATCTGCACATGCAGGCGCCGGAGTTCGGCGATACCAGCTACGGCATCTTCCATCCTGCATGCACCTTCGGTTTTACTCAGGCAATTTCAGCGATTCCACAATTCATTCCGGATTGCTTTTCTATGTTTTTATGCTGCAATCCTAACAGGTTTTGAAAACCTGATAGGGTTACAGCATATTATTTATTACATTTTCAAGCCATCTTTGATACAAAATCCATCCTCCCCCATCGCTGATTGTCAAATATAACACTTTCGAGCACATCCTATCTTGTTTTTACAACTGAAAGAACAACTCTTTTTATAAGTTCTGCAACTTCCTCAGCATCATACAGCCAGAGTGACTCATACCTCCTGTTTCAGGTATCGGTATTTTACTGGATATATTACTGAAAAGCATAATCTTTCAATAGTGCTTTCTATATATTGAAGTGTAAAACACTTTTCACACCACAAACTCATTCAACTCATCTTTCAGCATTCGCCAGCCATTTTCAAAAACAGCAGATAGGTAAGTTGTTCCAGGTAATCGCCATAACCCACCCCTACATCGCGTAATGGATTACAGAATGACCAGACTTTGGATACTATGGAGGAAGTTGTCATAAGCTTTCTTTTTAATCACCAGACTAAAGTCCGGCGTTACAATAATTAGTTGAATCGTCCCTATGGGACTTGGTTTTAGTATTTTCAAATAAGTGATTCGAAGATATAACTTTCATCGTAAGGAATTTCGAACTTTTGTAATAATCCTTCATATTCTTCTTTAAATGAACTTTTATGATGATGCTCTTCTTGATTCTCAATATAATGATACACCTTATCGATGTGTGAATGTGAGTACGAAAACGCGCCATAACCTTCCTGCCACTCGAAGCGATGTGGAGTTAACAGGTGGTCGTTGATATATTTCGACGATTTTCCTTTTGCCACTTGCATAACCTCCGAAATAGGCACCGATGGTTTTAGCCCGAAA
The sequence above is drawn from the Microbacter margulisiae genome and encodes:
- a CDS encoding AAA family ATPase, translating into MKILKIELQNINSLKCDTPVVIDFEHPCFADVGLFAITGPTGAGKTTLLDAITIALYRRVPRFEKAGSKGGLEDVVSYGSYTAMARVTFEAQNQRYEAQWDIRLASNNGRKLNKPVETVRLKNLTSGAIVAETKTACDEQIVTITQLNYDQFLRSVMLAQGEFAAFLSAKNAEKGLLLQQIAGDEIYRKIGETLKDRIFEEKKQLEQIKSKINTDDLLSDDTIDGLKQEEEQLNDRLQAFDTDLKKIADLIRLFEQIEKLKQQKQNTEADKVQLELDIEQNTIIFQQLEKHEAAEPFKAVLSEIRRLEQDIEKKDHRVQEIDSEINTVEVKLQAATETEADCKAKILEAEKTSSDWQPNLEKVIALDTTIHAYKVNLADNENAKAALLEAKSGFMQSVEEKEKKLKSYGTILRALDQYFEQTKNIPAIEKQLSNWNTQLTQRKGNWERIADWIKAIAKARVDLAGNEASIETIKKAYYKEKVSHETLTGEIKTLQESLDADGIDKLVNQNNTLTGKKEQLRDLIQWSENYSRLVVDNHSFANQKTDLEQNQGKLAAKIQQLDADMAMAMQSEKDAEELYEKDQYIVSLEAERKRLKSGEPCPLCGSSTHPLIDHYAEITISDSKKRLDERREALEKLKDNKNTAELQQARIVTALQQLLVQIVKNEADLNELNRKFSGVTLEYKIEDKPSIEAALKGTESEIAILAGKISASQRQQKLKDEKQMELKVIDGNIKAFELQLTQLTTTNSGIEKSIAEAERECESSKRTNSALERELISQFADCNLPLPEPENTTDFIQQLEKSVKAYNDNRKKQTETENNEKQCNLEIKHLNEQVVTKSDEISTIEERTENLKKELTSIKEARNAILPPGMSTDQKRTELQTAMNMARQAKEEASTQLNRLNEYRTKLATEKNSINRERSENGAQLNNLLTVLNEKMNQSRFANREAVEEALLADDLKMEYLKIRKSIDDRKITISTLAKNVAAELDSLEKEIKPEETLVIALDKQAEINEQKEKLQKRKGEISESFRKDNEIRSRNAQVVKEIAQQELVCRKWTDLMTILGGSQDAFNTYVQRLTLKNLIDLANLHLYKLNRRYSLQLNPQYKAGEELNFKLVDHYQADEMRLVDTSSGGEKFLISLALALGLSDLASYNVSIGSLFIDEGFGTLDSNTLETVISTLETLKIQGKMIGIISHVDSLKERIPVQIQVVRKSNGVSMVEIH
- a CDS encoding exonuclease SbcCD subunit D C-terminal domain-containing protein yields the protein MKILHTSDWHLGHRFLEQSQQEEQTLFLDWLTDYVVANHIDIVLVSGDIFDVGVPSAQAQKLYYDFLLRLYNSTCREVIITGGNHDAPSTLNAPKELLNAFSVRVVGKTTDNPTDEVFRISVDGEAVIVAAIPYLRDQDIRRAIAAESAEEMNNRYKTALIRHFAEVAASCESVKTDNEPVIAMGHLFAIGGKTSESEQSIYVGNLGDIGASDFPAAFDYVALGHLHRAQPVGDIPHIRYSGSPYVLSFSEVDQVKKVVEVETGEVIQIKEIPVPAFRKIVRIEGSVESCKTQLLMLDKENNALTPWVEVILSNGNEATTGYKEINDFATDIQPEVLKITVNDERNYEKLKSLVDHAQHIKTFTPLDVFRLKCEEMRVDLEEKPEMLDAFNEILQIVTDND
- a CDS encoding type I restriction-modification system subunit M N-terminal domain-containing protein, with the translated sequence MTTSSIVSKVWSFCNPLRDVGVGYGDYLEQLTYLLFLKMAGEC
- the tnpA gene encoding IS200/IS605 family transposase, with the translated sequence MANTYHQVYIQAVFAVKYRDAVIDKSWRSKLLGVIGQLINETGCQTIIVNGVEDHIHCFFGLKPSVPISEVMQVAKGKSSKYINDHLLTPHRFEWQEGYGAFSYSHSHIDKVYHYIENQEEHHHKSSFKEEYEGLLQKFEIPYDESYIFESLI